Proteins from one Fragaria vesca subsp. vesca linkage group LG6, FraVesHawaii_1.0, whole genome shotgun sequence genomic window:
- the LOC101296398 gene encoding pentatricopeptide repeat-containing protein At3g16010-like, whose translation MAKLIAKSFATTRSISTSTHLSQRLNQTENEIVNMFRLPNASDQTHSFPMSRNMPRKDPSVRTLDDRFTKILKIFKWGPDAEKALEVLKLRVDHRLVLAVLKIDVEAVVKVKFFKWASKRRNFQHNSTTYMALIRCLDEAGMVGEMWKTIQEMVRSVRVIDPAELSEIMRILGRAKMVDKAVSVFYQIKGHKCLPTAHSYNSLILMLMQEGHQEKVHELYNEMCNESNCSPDTVTYSALISAFGKLGRDDSAIRLFDEMKDNGLHPTAKIYTTLLAIFFKLGKVEKALSLVQEMKENGCPPTVYTYTELIKGLGKAGRVEDAYAIYKNMLKEGCKPDVVLMNNLINILGKEGRIETAIKLFDEMDILRCTPNVVTYNTIIKALFDSKAPAVVAASWFEKMKVNGVIPSSFTYSIMIDGFCKTNRVEKALLLLEEMDEKGFPPCPAAYCSLINSLGKAKRYEAANELFQELKENCGRASARVYAVMIKHLGKCGRLDEALDLFHEMKKLGCNPDIYTYNALMSGMVRAGMIDEAFTLLKTMGERGCVADINSQNIILNGLARAGGPTRALEMFSKMKHSKIQPDAVSYNTILGCLSRAGLLEEAAKLMKEMTSKGFQYDLITYSSILEAVGKVDEVHTTSLKGSGNIDGSIG comes from the exons AAAATGAGATAGTTAACATGTTTCGGTTGCCTAATGCATCCGACCAAACGCACAGCTTTCCCATGAGTAGAAATATGCCTAGGAAGGACCCTTCAGTGAGGACATTGGATGACAGGTTCACAAAGATTTTGAAAATTTTCAAGTGGGGACCCGATGCCGAAAAGGCCTTGGAAGTGCTCAAGCTGAGAGTGGATCATAGGTTGGTTCTTGCTGTTCTCAAGATTGATGTCGAGGCAGTTGTTAAGGTTAAGTTTTTCAAGTGGGCTAGCAAGAGAAGGAATTTTCAGCATAACTCAACCACGTATATGGCGTTGATCCGTTGCTTGGATGAGGCCGGTATGGTTGGGGAAATGTGGAAAACCATTCAAGAGATGGTTCGTAGTGTACGTGTTATTGATCCAGCTGAGTTGTCTGAGATTATGAGAATCTTGGGAAGGGCTAAGATGGTTGACAAGGCAGTGTCTGTCTTCTACCAAATCAAAGGCCACAAGTGCTTGCCAACAGCTCATAGTTACAACTCATTGATCTTAATGCTGATGCAAGAAGGTCATCAGGAAAAGGTCCATGAGCTCTATAATGAGATGTGTAACGAGAGTAACTGTTCCCCGGACACAGTGACATACAGTGCACTAATATCTGCATTTGGAAAATTGGGCCGTGATGATTCTGCAATTAGGTTGTTTGATGAGATGAAGGATAATGGTTTACATCCAACTGCAAAGATTTATACTACCCTATTGGCGATCTTTTTCAAGTTGGGCAAGGTTGAGAAAGCTTTGAGTCTAGTTCAGGAGATGAAAGAGAATGGGTGTCCGCCTACTGTTTATACATACACTGAATTGATAAAGGGGCTAGGGAAGGCTGGGAGGGTTGAAGATGCTTATGCCATATACAAAAACATGCTGAAGGAGGGTTGTAAGCCTGATGTTGTGCTCATGAACAATCTGATAAACATTTTGGGAAAGGAAGGTCGCATAGAAACTGCTATTAAACTTTTCGATGAGATGGACATTTTGCGTTGCACGCCTAACGTGGTGACTTATAACACGATAATTAAAGCTTTATTTGATTCCAAAGCTCCAGCTGTGGTTGCAGCTTCATGGTTTGAGAAGATGAAAGTGAATGGTGTTATTCCGAGCTCTTTTACCTATTCAATTATGATAGATGGGTTTTGTAAAACAAATAGAGTTGAGAAAGCTTTGTTGCTTCTTGAAGAGATGGATGAAAAGGGGTTTCCTCCTTGTCCAGCTGCGTACTGCAGCCTGATCAACAGTCTTGGAAAAGCAAAGCGGTATGAAGCTGCAAATGAGTTATTTCAAGAATTGAAAGAAAACTGTGGACGTGCAAGTGCTAGAGTATATGCCGTGATGATTAAACATTTAGGAAAATGTGGGCGTCTAGATGAAGCTCTGGATCTTTTTCACGAGATGAAGAAACTTGGATGCAATCCAGACATATATACATATAATGCACTCATGTCAGGGATGGTTAGAGCTGGTATGATAGATGAAGCATTTACCTTGCTTAAAACCATGGGAGAAAGAGGCTGTGTTGCAGACATAAACTCACAGAACATTATTTTAAATGGCTTGGCTAGGGCAGGTGGCCCAACGAGGGCGTTAGAAATGTTTTCAAAGATGAAGCATTCCAAGATTCAACCAGATGCGGTTTCTTATAACACTATTCTTGGTTGTCTCAGTCGAGCTGGGTTGCTAGAAGAGGCTGCAAAGCTGATGAAAGAGATGACTTCAAAAGGTTTTCAATATGATCTCATCACATACTCATCAATACTTGAGGCAGTTGGCAAGGTTGATGAAGTTCATACGACTTCCTTAAAGGGATCTG GGAATATTGATGGTTCCATTGGTTGA
- the LOC101295934 gene encoding F-box protein At5g07610-like, with protein sequence MLSSSAETVVNIEELLRQILERVPALSLITFKCVSKHWLSLISDPEFRRCHTLRNHNPKISSFFPTKIKDENLLKSPFKTLNSAVSDGSNIGILQSCNGLFLCYALSGEQTKHHVYVVNPSTNQFRGLSSPSVSQDKHTFVRYALAFDPSKSPHYKVVCVFNHPMYSKEEQLKTDVYSSETGEWKHLETPFFHGQSYNFNWKSRLGAIYCNGALHWIRKKRKDFHFSYDRKEFTRHETDVLHYFEVSQERMLVVSATTPVPSVVKNIPVGSGYWQPTMWPILAQRYFGECGGRLYLIETYEHCLTQFDVMEMERDYSGWFVKYNVDLNPLAAALPGQDWDPLIVLCLSQEEETYNTGFEDSSVALLLHLPGKVKSYNLRNKTIRTYVELVNKELGLDYHNRILEDVAFPCMETLASV encoded by the coding sequence ATGTTATCATCTTCAGCAGAAACCGTCGTGAACATCGAAGAGCTGCTGAGGCAGATCCTTGAAAGGGTGCCGGCTCTATCTCTGATCACCTTCAAGTGCGTCTCTAAGCACTGGCTTTCTCTCATCTCCGACCCCGAGTTCCGTCGCTGCCACACCCTCCGAAACCATAACCCTAAAATCTCATCTTTCTTCCCTACCAAAATCAAAGATGAAAACCTCCTCAAGTCTCCCTTCAAAACCCTAAACAGTGCCGTCTCTGATGGATCCAATATAGGGATTCTTCAGTCTTGCAACGGCCTCTTTCTCTGCTATGCCCTATCTGGTGAACAAACAAAACATCACGTATATGTTGTCAATCCATCCACCAACCAATTCCGGGGTCTTTCTTCTCCAAGCGTCAGCCAAGACAAACATACTTTTGTACGTTATGCTTTGGCTTTTGATCCTTCCAAATCGCCTCATTACAAGGTTGTCTGTGTGTTCAACCACCCGATGTATTCTAAGGAGGAACAGCTCAAAACAGACGTATATTCATCTGAAACTGGAGAGTGGAAACATCTTGAGACTCCTTTCTTCCACGGCCAGTCCTACAACTTCAACTGGAAGAGCAGGTTAGGCGCCATATACTGCAATGGTGCTCTTCATTGGATAAGAAAGAAACGTAAAGACTTCCATTTCTCTTACGATAGGAAGGAATTCACAAGACATGAAACTGATGTGCTGCACTACTTTGAGGTGAGCCAAGAGCGTATGCTGGTAGTGTCTGCTACCACCCCTGTCCCTTCGGTGGTCAAAAACATTCCGGTCGGCTCTGGCTACTGGCAACCAACTATGTGGCCGATATTGGCTCAGAGATATTTTGGGGAGTGCGGTGGCCGTTTGTACTTGATTGAGACTTATGAGCATTGTTTGACCCAATTTGATGTGATGGAGATGGAAAGGGACTACTCTGGCTGGTTTGTCAAGTATAATGTTGATCTTAATCCTCTAGCCGCAGCTCTTCCCGGACAGGATTGGGATCCTCTTATTGTCTTGTGCCTTTCTCAAGAGGAGGAAACATATAATACTGGGTTTGAGGATTCTTCAGTTGCTCTTTTGTTGCACCTGCCTGGTAAGGTTAAATCTTATAATCTTAGGAATAAGACCATTAGGACATATGTTGAGTTAGTCAATAAGGAACTAGGTTTAGATTATCATAATCGTATTCTAGAGGATGTTGCTTTTCCTTGCATGGAGACTTTAGCTTCTGTGTGA
- the LOC101296218 gene encoding F-box protein At5g07610-like: MKKKSSCSAEIVGSIDELLTQILERVPALSLIRSKCVSKQWLSLISDPDFHRRHTFQNPNPKILAFLSPETNQDQKHRPVYVVNPTTNQFRALFPPTLRDDVTRSTLVRYALAFDPSQSPHYKVLCVTNDDDDGGHHDIEIYSSETGEWKHLKTPYFPRERAMHFGWRSRLGAVYCNGAVHWLRSRHEAGLRFGLYGGNGIMGFRREKKTGVLHYFEISQERFLVVSAIPPVPSVVKNIPLKGNEPTTWPNLAQRYFGVCGGRLYLIETYDHCLTQFDVMEMEKDYSGWFVKYQVDLNPLVAAFPGQDCNVFVVLCLFQEEETDYGVEDTSTHLLLHLSGKVISYNLRSKTFRTSVELVNKELALGNHLYLEDVVFPYMETLTCL; encoded by the exons ATGAAGAAGAAGTCGTCATGTTCAGCAGAGATCGTGGGGAGTATCGACGAGCTCCTTACGCAGATCCTTGAAAGGGTGCCGGCTCTATCTCTGATCCGCTCCAAATGCGTCTCCAAGCAGTGGCTCTCTCTCATCTCCGACCCCGACTTCCATCGCCGCCACACTTTCCAAAACCCTAACCCCAAAATCTTGGCTTTCCTCTCTCCCGAAACCAATCAAG ACCAAAAACATCGACCCGTCTATGTTGTGAATCCCACCACCAACCAATTCCGGGCTCTTTTCCCTCCCACCCTCAGGGATGACGTCACCAGGTCTACTCTTGTGCGCTACGCTTTGGCTTTCGATCCTTCTCAGTCCCCTCATTACAAGGTGCTCTGCGTCACTAACGATGATGATGATGGGGGGCATCACGACATCGAGATATATTCATCCGAGACAGGAGAGTGGAAGCATCTCAAGACTCCTTACTTCCCCAGAGAGAGGGCCATGCACTTCGGGTGGAGGAGCCGGTTAGGTGCCGTGTACTGCAACGGCGCAGTTCATTGGTTACGAAGCAGACACGAAGCAGGCTTGCGGTTCGGCTTATATGGTGGGAATGGAATCATGGGATTCAGAAGGGAGAAGAAAACTGGCGTGCTGCACTACTTTGAGATAAGCCAAGAGCGTTTCCTGGTCGTGTCCGCTATCCCCCCTGTCCCCTCCGTGGTTAAAAACATTCCACTCAAGGGTAATGAACCAACTACATGGCCGAATTTGGCTCAGAGATATTTTGGGGTGTGCGGTGGCCGTTTGTACCTGATTGAGACTTATGACCATTGTTTGACCCAGTTTGATGTGATGGAGATGGAGAAGGACTACTCTGGCTGGTTTGTCAAGTATCAGGTTGATCTTAATCCGCTTGTCGCAGCTTTCCCTGGGCAGGACTGTAATGTTTTTGTTGTCTTGTGTCTTTTTCAAGAGGAGGAAACAGATTATGGGGTTGAGGACACTTCAACTCATCTCTTGTTGCACCTGTCTGGTAAGGTCATATCTTATAATCTTAGGAGTAAGACCTTCAGGACGTCTGTTGAGTTAGTCAACAAGGAACTAGCTTTAGGTAATCATCTATATCTAGAGGATGTTGTTTTTCCTTACATGGAGACTTTAACTTGTTTGTGA
- the LOC101296503 gene encoding F-box protein At5g07610-like: MSTTVLYALAFDPSQSPHYKLVCVTDSGDYDAGGHHEIEIYSSETREWKRLKTPYFPSPSDEGMDYDSIQSAMHFDWKDRIGAVYYNGAVHWIRRRSKAGFLFATFDDGRIEFTREETDVMHYFDISQERFLVMPATTPVPSVVKNIPLENTSGYWEPTTWPKLAQRYFGESSGRLYLIETFEHCLTQFDVMEMEREYSGWLVKYQVDLNPLLAAFTGQDCSAFVVLCLSQEEETDYEVEDTSTHLLLHLSGKVISYNLRSKTFRTSVELVNKELALGNHLYLEDVAHPYMETLACL; the protein is encoded by the coding sequence ATGTCTACTACTGTGCTCTACGCTTTGGCTTTCGATCCTTCTCAATCGCCTCATTACAAGCTGGTCTGCGTCACTGACTCCGGGGACTATGATGCTGGGGGGCATCATGAAATAGAGATATATTCATCTGAGACAAGAGAGTGGAAGCGTCTCAAGACTCCTTACTTCCCCAGCCCCTCTGACGAGGGCATGGACTACGATTCCATACAGAGTGCCATGCACTTTGACTGGAAGGATAGGATAGGTGCCGTCTACTACAACGGCGCAGTTCATTGGATTCGAAGGAGAAGCAAAGCAGGCTTCCTGTTTGCCACATTTGATGATGGTAGAATTGAATTCACAAGAGAGGAAACTGACGTGATGCACTACTTTGACATAAGCCAAGAGCGTTTCCTGGTCATGCCTGCTACCACCCCTGTCCCCTCAGTGGTCAAAAACATTCCACTCGAGAATACCTCTGGCTACTGGGAACCAACTACATGGCCGAAATTGGCTCAGAGATATTTTGGGGAGAGCAGTGGGCGTTTGTACCTGATTGAGACTTTTGAGCATTGTTTGACCCAATTTGATGTGATGGAGATGGAGAGGGAATACTCTGGCTGGTTGGTCAAGTATCAGGTGGATCTTAATCCGCTTCTCGCAGCTTTTACTGGACAAGATTGTAGTGCTTTTGTTGTCTTGTGCCTTTCTCAAGAGGAGGAAACAGATTATGAGGTTGAGGACACTTCAACTCATCTCTTGTTGCACCTGTCTGGTAAGGTCATATCTTATAATCTTAGGAGTAAAACCTTCAGGACATCTGTTGAGTTAGTCAACAAGGAACTAGCTTTAGGTAATCATCTATATCTAGAGGATGTTGCTCATCCTTACATGGAGACTTTAGCTTGTTTGTAA
- the LOC101296792 gene encoding uncharacterized protein LOC101296792, translating to MEALPPNPNPPPIRDDEPEHDPPYFPAISDSKPPPPPPPQSPQTLAPGAGIPSQDPETAAENGDCTKPVSNGEEETSGRRRRRSRWDPQPEPDGGARKRKSRWADEEPKPVVQFMGGIEFDPEIQALNSRLVEISRILFSGSVLDDRPEGERSPSPEPVYDNFGIRINTREYRARERLNRERQEIIAQIIKRNPTFKPPADYRPPKIHKKLYIPLKEYPGYNFIGLIIGPRGNTQKRMEKETGAKIVIRGRGSVKEGRLQQKRDSKPDLSENEDLHVLVEGETQEAVDAAAGMVEKLLQPVDEVLNEHKRQQLKELALLNGTIREEEFCRLCGEPGHRQYACPSRTSTFKSEVLCKICGDGGHPTIDCPVKGTNGKKMDDEYQNFLAELGGTMPESATKQTGTLALGSGSSGSNPPWPNNAGGPSSTAHPGLGSTGLKPPKEHDDTNLYIGYLPPTLDDDGLIGLFSRFGNIVMCKVIKDHATGLSKGYGFVKYADVEMANSAIASMNGFSIEGRTIAVRVAGKPPQPVLPPGPPASAMSPYTVSSQLAGAYPSQQFTPGGPLGNVPPTSYAGTPLPWVSPVSHSYTPYTPPPPLPFGMYPLPLPGPPMAAYGAQYPPPPGASPQLVTSSEAQQSYPPPGVQSETPTQSAPTNIYAMPTNGQHAHPVSAYNYQSFAPPPSPGPVPGSTAHQSQSIGNVPWATSTPVPPPTSAEKARNGADAEYEKFMAEMK from the coding sequence ATGGAAGCTCTTCCACCAAACCCTAACCCTCCTCCGATTCGCGACGACGAACCCGAACACGACCCGCCTTATTTTCCCGCTATCTCCGATTCAAAACCTCCGCCTCCGCCTCCGCCGCAGTCCCCTCAAACCCTAGCTCCCGGCGCCGGAATCCCCTCACAGGATCCCGAGACTGCTGCTGAGAACGGCGACTGTACCAAACCGGTTTCCAATGGAGAGGAGGAGACCTCGGGCAGACGCCGCCGCCGCAGCCGGTGGGACCCGCAGCCGGAGCCGGACGGCGGCGCGAGGAAGAGGAAGTCGCGGTGGGCCGATGAGGAGCCGAAGCCGGTGGTTCAGTTCATGGGAGGTATTGAATTCGATCCTGAAATTCAAGCTTTGAATAGTAGGCTTGTTGAGATTAGCAGGATTTTGTTTTCCGGTTCGGTTTTAGATGATCGGCCGGAAGGGGAGAGGTCTCCGTCGCCGGAGCCGGTGTATGATAACTTTGGAATTAGGATTAATACGAGAGAGTATCGAGCGCGTGAGAGGTTGAATAGAGAGAGGCAGGAGATTATTGCTCAGATTATTAAGAGGAACCCTACATTTAAGCCTCCGGCGGATTACAGGCCGCCGAAGATTCATAAGAAGCTGTATATACCTTTGAAAGAGTACCCTGGTTATAATTTTATAGGACTTATAATCGGCCCCAGGGGGAATACTCAGAAGAGGATGGAGAAGGAGACTGGTGCTAAGATTGTCATCAGGGGCAGAGGCTCGGTGAAAGAGGGTAGGTTGCAACAGAAGAGGGACTCGAAACCGGACCTTTCGGAGAACGAGGACTTGCATGTTTTGGTTGAGGGTGAAACGCAGGAGGCTGTTGACGCTGCGGCTGGGATGGTGGAGAAGCTGTTGCAGCCTGTGGATGAGGTGTTGAATGAGCATAAGAGGCAGCAGCTTAAGGAACTGGCGTTGTTGAATGGGACGATTAGGGAAGAGGAGTTTTGTAGGTTATGTGGTGAGCCAGGGCATCGTCAGTATGCTTGTCCGTCACGAACGTCAACATTTAAGAGCGAGGTTCTTTGCAAGATATGTGGTGATGGTGGGCATCCGACTATTGATTGTCCAGTGAAGGGTACGAATGGGAAGAAAATGGATGATGAGTACCAGAACTTTTTGGCTGAGTTAGGTGGGACAATGCCTGAATCAGCTACTAAGCAGACTGGTACTTTGGCTCTTGGCTCAGGCAGCTCAGGAAGCAATCCTCCTTGGCCTAATAATGCTGGGGGTCCTAGCAGTACAGCACATCCAGGATTGGGCTCAACTGGATTGAAGCCTCCCAAGGAACATGATGACACAAATTTGTACATAGGGTACTTGCCACCTACACTTGATGATGACGGTTTGATTGGGTTGTTTTCACGTTTCGGCAATATTGTGATGTGCAAAGTTATTAAGGACCATGCCACTGGATTGAGTAAAGGTTATGGATTTGTGAAGTATGCTGATGTTGAAATGGCTAATAGTGCTATTGCAAGCATGAATGGTTTTTCCATCGAGGGTCGAACCATTGCTGTCAGAGTTGCTGGCAAGCCTCCACAGCCGGTTCTGCCTCCTGGACCACCAGCTTCGGCAATGTCACCTTACACAGTCTCAAGCCAGCTTGCTGGTGCTTATCCATCCCAGCAATTTACCCCAGGTGGTCCTCTTGGGAATGTACCACCCACTAGTTATGCAGGAACTCCACTTCCTTGGGTATCCCCTGTTTCTCATTCATATACTCCGTATACTCCTCCACCTCCCCTTCCTTTTGGCATGTATCCTCTTCCCTTACCGGGTCCACCTATGGCTGCATACGGTGCACAGTACCCTCCTCCTCCTGGTGCCTCACCTCAGCTGGTGACGTCAAGTGAAGCACAACAGAGTTACCCTCCTCCAGGGGTTCAGTCTGAAACCCCTACCCAATCTGCTCCAACAAATATATATGCAATGCCAACAAATGGCCAACATGCCCATCCAGTGTCTGCGTATAATTACCAATCTTTTGCACCGCCTCCCTCCCCCGGACCTGTACCCGGTTCAACTGCACACCAATCCCAGAGCATTGGTAATGTGCCATGGGCCACAAGTACTCCTGTTCCCCCTCCTACTTCTGCAGAGAAAGCAAGAAATGGTGCAGATGCAGAGTATGAGAAGTTCATGGCAGAGATGAAATGA
- the LOC101296681 gene encoding uncharacterized protein LOC101296681 yields the protein MDDTEDDARYPPNSYGGNHPQGYDSAHQPPKLAARGGSFSRPDSHYDDDEDDEDEEDEELGEEEGHNGQNGYPSVNKDVGDDDDDDDELGDDDEDDDDEEDDKGKVFKRVDDDDMQKHPKKRKLKSLISSYEFAPRIPAPLAPALPAPRQSHGGRNALTDWTEHETFVLLDAWGDRFLRRGKKSLRSEEWQEVAEKVSEVSKIERTDTQCRNRLDTLKKKYKKERLKFAETGGATSKWVYFKKMDMLMSSPQQQAGLSCGLDSGEYVFMNPRVYLNRANGLDEMRDSPGNSESAEGVEDESDGLPPKKRRFGRDTDERSSFRLLADSIQKFSDIYEKIEKSKRQKMVELEKMRMDFHRDLEMEKRQIMERAQAEIAKMRQAEDEENDVSAENASG from the coding sequence ATGGATGACACGGAAGATGATGCAAGGTATCCTCCAAATTCGTATGGTGGGAATCACCCACAGGGTTATGATTCTGCACATCAGCCCCCGAAGCTTGCTGCTCGAGGTGGTTCGTTTTCTAGGCCAGATAGTCATTATGATGATGATGAGGATGATGAGGATGAGGAGGATGAGGAGTTGGGTGAGGAAGAAGGTCACAATGGTCAAAATGGTTATCCTTCTGTTAATAAAGATGTTGGGGATGATGACGATGACGATGATGAGTTGGGTGATGATGACGAAGATGATGATGACGAAGAAGATGACAAGGGCAAAGTCTTTAAGAGGGTTGACGATGATGATATGCAAAAGCACCCAAAGAAGCGCAAGTTGAAGAGTTTAATTTCAAGTTATGAATTTGCTCCCCGCATACCTGCTCCATTGGCTCCAGCACTCCCTGCCCCGAGACAATCACATGGCGGCCGGAATGCACTCACAGATTGGACCGAGCATGAGACATTTGTTTTACTGGATGCTTGGGGTGACCGGTTCCTTCGGCGTGGGAAAAAGAGTCTTCGCTCTGAGGAGTGGCAAGAGGTTGCAGAGAAGGTGTCAGAGGTGTCAAAGATTGAAAGGACAGACACTCAGTGTCGTAATCGATTGGATACCTTGAAGAAGAAGTACAAAAAGGAGAGACTCAAGTTTGCAGAGACTGGTGGTGCTACTAGTAAGTGGGTATATTTCAAGAAAATGGATATGTTAATGTCATCACCACAACAGCAGGCTGGCCTCTCTTGTGGTTTGGACTCAGGAGAGTATGTCTTCATGAACCCTAGAGTGTATTTGAACCGTGCAAATGGGTTAGATGAGATGAGGGATAGTCCAGGGAATTCAGAATCTGCTGAGGGAGTGGAGGATGAGTCAGATGGGCTACCACCCAAGAAGAGAAGGTTTGGAAGAGATACTGACGAGCGGTCTTCCTTTAGATTGCTTGCTGATTCTATTCAGAAATTCAGTGACATATATGAGAAGATTGAAAAAAGTAAAAGGCAGAAGATGGTAGAGCTAGAGAAGATGAGGATGGATTTCCATAGGGATTTGGAGATGGAGAAAAGGCAGATTATGGAGAGAGCACAGGCTGAGATTGCGAAAATGAGGCAGGCTGAGGACGAGGAGAATGATGTCTCTGCTGAAAATGCTAGTGGGTAA